From the genome of Candidatus Zixiibacteriota bacterium:
TAGAACTGCGTTAATTTGTCGAGGTTATCTGTTTTTAAAAATAGTATCCCGCTCATGATTGTATTGCCGTCAGCTGATTTTCTGCCGAAGCTTCTCGAGGCGATCGTCGGCGTCGTTGATGTAACGCAGGTTGTCGATATTGTCTCCTGTATAGGATATCAGCTCCTCGTAATATTTGATTGCCCGTTGATAATTTTCCATACCTTCTTCTGCCCGGGCGGCATAATACAGGCTTAAGAGATAAGATTGCGCCCGTGTGGTCTGATTATTTCCCTCGATCACTTTCTGCAATAACTCGAGACCTTCTGCGTAGTTACCGGTCAAAACCAGCAGGGTACCATGCTCCATTTTGGAAGTGGTGACATCCTGTTGCGGTATCTTGCGCAGTTTTTCATAGGCTTTGATCATCGCGGCGGTATCCTCAGCAACTTTTGCTTTGAATAACTCCTCGAGGCTTTCGGCCAGCGGCCACAGCTGTTCGGGCAGGCGTCTCTTGAAATCTCGCAATAGTACATCGAAATGTTTCTCGGCTTCTTCGTGGTACCGGGGTCCGAGCTCATACAGCATGAACATATGCGAGAATGCCTGAAACTGGGGGGTAGCCCATTCAGCGGATTGTTTGCTGTATTTATACGCGCTGTCAAGCTCATTGAGTAACAGGTAAGTTCCGGCCAGCATCATGGAGTGCGTGCTGACATAACTGCTGTCCCGGGCTTGCTCCGAAGCTGTTATCGCATTTTTAAGCAGATCCAGGCTTGCATTAAAATCACCCCGCCACTTGGTCAGGTCGGCTTTTAATGAATAGTAGTCCGACATTATATAAGGTTCGTCCTCGTATTGACCACGCATCCTTTCGAGATATTCCCCGGCGGTTTCAAAATCTCTTTTAAGTACCTCCATGCGATGCAAATTTGTATAAGCACTTACATTGCCCGGGTCTATCTCGAGAAGTTTTTCGTATTGCTCGATTGCTTTGTCGATTTCACCTATTCTCCTGTAGGAATACGCCAGGTAGGAATAACCTGCCGGCGAGTTGGGGTGATGCTCGATAAGTTTCTTTGCAAAATCGATCGCCTTATCGAATTCACCCATGTTGGTATAGATTTCAGCCGCCAGGTCGAGCGTCCAGCGATCTTTGGGCTGGTAAAACAGGAGCGTATCGATCTGAGCTAAAGCCATCTGCCTGCTTCCCATGTTATACAGGAAAATCGCATAAAAATAGCGCCCCTCGAAATCATTGGGATAATTACTGATATACGACTGAATCTTGATGTATGCCGATTCAAACCTCGATCTCAGCCACAGGTCGGCGTAGATCTCCAGAAGTGATCGATCCTGGACATTGAGTTTATCTTTGTACTTCAGGGCCTTGGTGAAAAACTCGGAACTGCGCTGGGGTCTGCCTAAAAATGCGGAAGACATCCCGGCCCGCATGTATGCAAGTGCAAAGGTCGTATCGAGGCTGACCGCCTCAGTAAAGTATTCGAGCGCTTCGTCATGACGGCCGGTTTCGAATTTGCGGATGCCCAGGATGTACTGCTTGTAAGCTTCCTGGGATGATGATGTCAGCGTGGTGACATCCTCCTCGGCCGCGGTAATCTGTATATCGAGCGAGACTGCGATCTTTGAGGTCAGGCTGTCGACCAATTGAAACGGATCATCACCGACCACCCGTTCGGCCAGAAGCACATTACCGCTTCCAACATCCTCCACACGGGCGTCGATACGGATCTGGTCGCCGACCTTATAAAATGATCCGGAAAGGGCAGATGAAGCCCCCAGAGACCTGGCGGCCTGGATGCCGGATGAGTAGGTAATCTCGGTCGCGTTCTCATCAAGTTTATTGGCGATGTGGTTGAATATCCTGCGCCTGCTGATGATATTGCCGCTCTGTTCCCGGGTCAGGTCGGTTTCCATGATTTCCGGCAGACCGGCCTTGAGCCAGTCCAGCTCGGGATCATTGGTTTTATTTTCGAAGTTGAGAATCGCCAGGGCGTTTTCGGGTTGACCGTCGGCAGTGGTTGACTGCGAGGGCTTACCCCGCATACTGTAAATAATCGCGAAGATCCCGATGACCGCTACGATCGCCACGATCGCTTTCCAGCTGATCATGCTGGATGATTTCTTGGACTGGGGCGCACTTCCGATAAATGACTGTGTGTCGGAATCTCCGCTGTC
Proteins encoded in this window:
- a CDS encoding protein kinase, which encodes MSLEAGKEFAHFKIIRKLGEGGMGTVFMAEDTRLNRKVAIKVLHSENFNDPERLERFKREAQTAAKISSPHVMAIFNIDSDTDEDDNQFDYIVMEYVQGVSLSEYLAEKQRPFNHLLRIAEKTASGLASAHKLGIVHRDIKPDNIIINDDNDPKILDFGLAKPQSGIFRKPESDKTETVSSDLTQEGKILGTVSYMSPEQARGEKVDIRSDIFSFGILLYKLFSGRFPFEGSDRVSTMAKILEARQTSIREYNQSIPAELERIIDKCLQKDPQDRYQDSRDLVVDLRSLRKRFDSGDSDTQSFIGSAPQSKKSSSMISWKAIVAIVAVIGIFAIIYSMRGKPSQSTTADGQPENALAILNFENKTNDPELDWLKAGLPEIMETDLTREQSGNIISRRRIFNHIANKLDENATEITYSSGIQAARSLGASSALSGSFYKVGDQIRIDARVEDVGSGNVLLAERVVGDDPFQLVDSLTSKIAVSLDIQITAAEEDVTTLTSSSQEAYKQYILGIRKFETGRHDEALEYFTEAVSLDTTFALAYMRAGMSSAFLGRPQRSSEFFTKALKYKDKLNVQDRSLLEIYADLWLRSRFESAYIKIQSYISNYPNDFEGRYFYAIFLYNMGSRQMALAQIDTLLFYQPKDRWTLDLAAEIYTNMGEFDKAIDFAKKLIEHHPNSPAGYSYLAYSYRRIGEIDKAIEQYEKLLEIDPGNVSAYTNLHRMEVLKRDFETAGEYLERMRGQYEDEPYIMSDYYSLKADLTKWRGDFNASLDLLKNAITASEQARDSSYVSTHSMMLAGTYLLLNELDSAYKYSKQSAEWATPQFQAFSHMFMLYELGPRYHEEAEKHFDVLLRDFKRRLPEQLWPLAESLEELFKAKVAEDTAAMIKAYEKLRKIPQQDVTTSKMEHGTLLVLTGNYAEGLELLQKVIEGNNQTTRAQSYLLSLYYAARAEEGMENYQRAIKYYEELISYTGDNIDNLRYINDADDRLEKLRQKIS